One Bufo gargarizans isolate SCDJY-AF-19 chromosome 3, ASM1485885v1, whole genome shotgun sequence DNA segment encodes these proteins:
- the LOC122931746 gene encoding oocyte zinc finger protein XlCOF6.1-like yields MSGKDWIRGFHRCLIVSPSYKVEDNQSQIVNNSTGHRLGEKAFSCPDCGKFFSHKSKLDKHQRTHTGEKAFSCPECGKCFSEKSKLIKHQRTHTGEKPFSCPECGKCFSEKSSLIKHQRTHTGEKPFSCPECGKCFSEKSNLSKHQRTHTGEKPFSCPECGKCFSDKSTCDIHLRTHTGEKPYSCPECGKCFSNKSTCDIHLRTHTGVEPFSCPECGKCFSKKLSLINHQRTHTGEKPFSCPECGKCFSEKSSLIKHQRTHTGEKPFLCPECGKCFSQKSSLIKHQRTHTGEKPFSCPECGKCFSEKSSLIKHQRTHTGMKPYSCPECGNCFSNKSTCDIHLRTHTGEKAFSFPECGKCFSGKSNHDTYLRTHTGEKPCSC; encoded by the exons ATGTCTG GTAAAGACTGGATAAGAGGTTTCCATAGATGTCTAATTGTATCTCCTTCTTATAAAGTAGAAGATAATCAATCACAGATTGTCAATAATAGCACTGGACATAGACTGG gagagaaggcattttcatgtcctgactGTGGGAAGTTTTTTAGTCACAAATCAAAACTTgataaacatcagagaactcacacaggagagaaggcattttcatgtcctgaatgtgggaagtgttttagtgagaaatcaaaacttattaaacatcagagaactcacacaggagagaagccattttcctgtcctgaatgtggaaagtgttttagtgagaaatcaagtcttattaaacatcagagaactcacacaggagagaagccattttcctgtccagaatgtggaaagtgttttagtgagaaatcaaatcTTAGTAAACATCAgcgaactcacacaggagagaagccattttcatgtcctgaatgtgggaagtgttttagtgaCAAATCCACTTGTGatatacatctgagaactcacacaggagagaagccatattcatgtcctgaatgtgggaagtgttttagtaacaaatcaacttgtgatatacatctgagaactcacacaggagtggAGCCATTTTCAtgccctgaatgtgggaagtgttttagcaAGAAATTAAGTCTTATTaatcatcagagaactcacacaggagagaagccattttcatgtcctgaatgtggaaagtgttttagtgagaaatcaagtcttattaaacatcagagaactcacacaggagagaagccatttttgtgtcctgaatgtgggaagtgttttagccagaaatcaagtcttattaaacatcagagaactcacacaggagagaagccattttcatgtcctgaatgtggaaagtgttttagtgagaaatcaagtcttattaaacatcagagaactcacacaggaatgaagccatattcatgtcctgaatgtgggaattGTTTTAGTAACAAATCAACTTGTGatatacatctgagaactcacacaggagagaaggcatTTTCAtttcctgaatgtgggaagtgttttagtggCAAATCAAATCATGATACATATCTGAGaacccacacaggagagaagccatgttCATGCTGA